The Microbacterium luteum nucleotide sequence TCGACCACGCACTCCCAGCTCTCCCCGGAGCAGCAGCTCACCGCGGGTGTCACCCCGGGTCTGGTGCGGCTCTCGGTCGGGATCGAGAACGTCGCGGACCTCAAGGCCGACCTCGACCAGGCTCTCGCGGCCGCCCGCCGCGTCTCCGAGGCCGCCCGCGCCTGATCTCTCGTTCCGTGCGCCCGTCTTCACCGGACGGGCGCACGGTCGTTTGCACCCTTCGAGAGGAGTTCCTCGTCCAGGAGGACGGCACTATCGGGCGGATTCAGCCGGTCAGTGCAACACCGTTGCTTGTTGGGTTCGAGAGTAGCTTCTGGAGGGCTTCGGCGGGTGTGGCCCAGTTCAGGGTCTTTCGGGGTCTGGCGTTGAGTTGCGCGGCGACGTAGTCGAGGTAGTCGGCGGTGTAGCCAGCGAGGTCGGTGCCCTTGGGGAAGTACTGTCTGAGGAGGCCGTTGGTGTTCTCGTTGCTGCCGCGTTGCCAGGGTGAGTGGGGGTCGCAGAAGAACACCCCGTCGCGCAAGTCCAGGCTGGCTGTTACGCGTTCATGGGCGGCCATTTCGCTTCCTTGGTCCCAGGTGATCGAGCGGCGCAGATGCTCGGGGAGCAGTGTCATCTGGGTGATCATCTGGTCGGCGACTGTCTCAGCGTCACGACGGTGGGGCAGGTGCAGCAGGATTACGAACCGGGTGGCGCGTTCGACCAGGGTGCCGATCTGGGATAGACCGTCCTTCCCGATGATCAGGTCGCCTTCCCAGTGGCCGGGAACGGCACGGTCATCGACTTCTGCTGGCCGGTCGCTGATCATCACCATCCCGGGGATCTTTTTCCCCGAAGCTGCAGCAGCCTGCCGTTGCGTGCGGGCGCGGGGCTTGCGGGTCGTGCGTCCGGAACGCAGGTGGCGGGTCAGTTCGTTGCGGAGCTCGCCCCGGCCCTGCACGAACAGAGACCGGTAGATCGCCTCATGCGAAATGCGCATGCCTTCATCATCGGGGAAGTCCACCCTCAGCCGGTGACTGACCTGCTCCGGTGAACACCCCAGCCTCAGGCGCCGCTCCACCTCGACCCGCAACCGGTCATCCAGCGCGAGTTTGGAGGGCTTCGGGCGCACCATCCGCTTGTCCGCTCGGAACTGCGCGGTCGACGGTGAATACGACGGCGCCCGCAACGCGGGACGTGTGGTCCAGCGAGGTCGATAGCGGGGCGTCTTGCCCCGGTTCCGGTTCAGCTCCCGCATCACCGTCGATGGGGCACGGCCGATCACGCGAGCGATCTCCCGTATCGACTCCCCACGCGCTACCCCTACCGCAATCCGCTCACGATCAAGGATCGAGAGGAATCGACCCGATGGTTCAGAAAGAGACAGCGGCGCCATCCCGCCAGCATCCCGGAACCACCTCTCCGCACCCTGCCGCGACGCACCCGCAGCAACCGCCGCATCCTTCGTCGACAACCCCGCCGCGATCCCACACCAGAACCGCCGCCTCACCACCCGCAACACCACCACCCGACAACCCCTCTCACTCGAGGTGTTGCACTGACCCCCTGAACTCACCTCGGTGGCCGTCCTCCTGGGGCGGAATCTCCTCTGCTGCGGCTCAGGCGCGCGGGCGAGGGCGGAGCGAGCCGAGGCCGCCGTCGACGCCGAGCACCTGCCCGGTGATCCACGAGTTCGCCGGATCGAGGAGGAACGCGACGGCGCGGGCGACATCGGCCGGCTCCCCGAGACGGCCGAGCGCGTGCATCGCCTCGGAGACCTTGCGCGACCCCTCGTTGGCGGTGAGGGATGCCGTCAGCGGCGTCTGGGTCAGTCCCGGCGCGACCGCGTTCACCCGCAGGCCCGACGACGCGTAGGTCGCCGCAGCCGACAGCGTCAGTCCCATCACCCCGGCCTTCGCCGCGGCGATGGCCTCGTGGTGGGACAGGCCCGCCATCGCGGCGGCCGATGAGACCAGCAGGACCGACCCGCCGTTCCGCAAGTGGCGCCCGGCGGCGCGCACCGTCGCGAAGGCCGTCGTCAGCGACGCCGCGACCACCCCGTCGTACTGCTCGCGCGACGTGAGGTGCGCGGGCTTCAGCAGCATCGACCCGGCGAAGCACGCGACGCCATCGAGGGGACCAGCCTGCTCGACCGCCCGGTCGACGGCGTCGAAGTCCGTCGCGTCGAGGGCGATGTCCGCGCCGGGCGAGCGCGCCGTGGTGACGACCTCGTGACCGGCCTCGGTCAGGACGTCGACGGTCGCGGCGCCGATGGCGCTGGATGCGGCGATGAGGAGGAATCTGGCCATGACCTCATCCTCACCGCACCGGGCACCCCCGGGGGTCGATTGCGCGATCTCACGCGAATGAGGCCGCGAGGCGCGCGAATCCCTCGTCGAGCGAGACCGCGGGAGACCAGTCCAGCGCGGCGCGCGTCTCACGCAGGTCGAACCAGTGCGCGGTGGAGAGCTGCTCGGCCAGGAAACGGGTCATGGGCGGTTCGTCGGCACCGGGTCGCACCGCCCAGACGCGCTCCACCACGCTCCCCGCTCCGCGGGCGAGCCACCCCGGCACGCTCCACGACGGCGGGGCGACCCCCGCCGCACGGCACATCCCCGCGATGAGCTCGCCGACCGGCCGCGGCTCGCCGTTGGTCACGACGAAGGCACGTCCGTGAGCGACATCGGCACGATCGGCACCGGCGATGATCGAGGTGACGGCGTTGTCGATGTAGGTCGAGTCGATCAGCGCCGTCCCGCCGTCGATGAGCGGCAGCCGTCCCGCCCGGGCGCGGGCGACGATCCGAGCGACCAGCTGAGGGTCGCCCGGCCCCCACACGAGGTGAGGTCGGATGGCGACCACACGCAGACGGTCGTCGTCGGCTGCCAGTGCGAGGAGTTCCCCCCGCGCCTTCGTGCGGGCATAGTCGCCGCGAGCGTGGTCGGGTGAGGCCGGCTCGGTGCCGACTCCGGTGAGCGCGGCGCCCGCGTGCGCCACCGACGGCGAGGACACCTGCACGAACCGGTTCACGCCGGAACTCTTCGCCGCGGCGAGCAGCGCGCGCGTGCCGTCGACGTTCACGCGGGCGAAGTCGCGGGTCTGCCCCGCCAGCGACACCTTCGCCGCCAGGTGCACCACCGTGTCCACGCCCTCGAGGGCACGCGAGACGAGCGCGGGATCCTCGATCGACCCGAGGTGATCCTGGGCTCCGGGAACACGCGAGGGGCGCCGCTGCAGCGTCCGCACCTCGTCACCGCGCGCGACCAGAGCCGTCGCGACGGCGCCGCCGAGGTATCCGGATGCTCCCGTGACGAGCACGCTCACGGCGCCACCGGCTTCCGCCCGGCGCACACCGCATCCGCCCACACCGACAGCCGAGAGCGATCGATCTTGGAGTTGTGCCGGATGTCGGTGGGCAGCTCCGGAACGACGAGCACCGCCGCGAGCGGCAGATCGACGCCCGCGCGGACGCGTGCCGTCAGCTCCGGATCGGCGAGCCCGGCGCGCGTCGCCGGGTCGGTCGTCTCCACGACGGCGACCGGGCGCTGCAGACCCGAGGGACCGACCCCCACGACCGCCGCGCGGCGCACACCGGCGACCCGTTCGACCTGCTGTTCACCGCCGACCGGGGCGAGCGGCCCGTGCTCTGTGGTCAGCACGTGCGGGAGCCGTCCCTCGACCCACAGCCTCCCCCGCTCATCGAGGTGCCCGACATCGCCGGTCCGGTGCCACCGCAGGCCCTGCTCGTCGTCGTCGGCGGTGTCGCGCACCGCGTCGGCGTCGGTCAGCGCGAGACGGTCGTAGCGGGACTTCAGGTGCGGCGCGGCGACGATGATCTCGCCGAGCAGACCCGGGGTGTGCCCGGGCGCACCACTCGCGCGACCGGCGGCGTCGAGCGCGCTCACGCGCACGCGCACACCGTCGATCGGCGTTCCGACACACACCCCGTCGTCCGGGGCCTCGGCGGCTTCTCGGATGCCGGCGAGCGTGATGTCGGTGACCAGCAGGCACTCGGTCATGCCGTATGGGGTGTGCGGCTGCGCGTTCGGGAAGACCCGCTGGGCCGCCCAGAGCAGCTCGGCGCCGATCGGTGCGCCGGTGGACAGGAAGGTCTCGACTCCGGCGAGCGCCGCCCGGTCGTCGGCGGTGAGGTCACCGGCGGTGGCGACGACATTGAGGATCGCCGCGGGCGACAGGAAGACGATGCTCGCGTGCGCGGCTTCGACGGCGGCGGCCACGGCTCGTGCGGTGAGGGTTCGCGGGGCGGAGACATCCATATCGGGTGTCACCGAACGGGTTCCGAGGGCGGGCCCCAGCAGGGCGAACGGCGCGAAGCCGGTGACCAGGCCCGCCTGATCGGTCACGTCGAAGTGCGCACCGAGCACGTCTCGCAGGGCGGCGAGCTGACCGTGGGTGTAGACGACCCCCTTGGCCGGACCGGTCGATCCCGACGTGAACAGCACCGCTGCCACGTCGTCGGGGCCGGGTTCCGGCAGAGCATCGCCGTCGGAGCCGAGCTCGGCCACCTCCGCGAGGCTCCGGGCGACGCCGAGCGCCCTCGCGGTCAGGGACGGCAGACGATCCACGGAGATCTTCGTACCCGGCCACCCGAGGGTGCGGGCCGCGGCGAGCGCGACCGTCTCGCCGATCAGCACGTCGGGGCTCGCCCCGCGCACGGCCCGGGTGAGGCCGGCGACGCCCAGGCCCGCGTCGGCCACGACGACGACCGCTCCGATGCGCAGGCAGGCGTAGACGACGGCGGTGAGCGTGGGCCCGGGACGCACGAGCAAAGAGACGCGGTCGCCCGGGCGCACCCCCAGGCGGTGCAGCCCCGTCGCCAGGACGGTGACCCGGTCGTGCAGCCGGCGCCAGCTCACCGTCTGCGGCGGCGTGCAGGTCATGTCGATCGCCGCGACCGTGTCGTCGTCGGCGCGCTCGTCGAGGCGATGCCACATCGGCACGAAAGCCCCGGTGGCGCGGGGCGCCGGCTCGGAGGCCGTCGGCACGGGCGGCGACGCGTCGACACGCCGGTCGAGCCAGTCGAGCACCGCCGTCGCGTACGGCCGGTCCTCGGCCACGAGGTGTCCGGCGCCTTCGAAGCGGTGCACGTCGGCGTTGGGCATCCGGTCGATGAGATCGTCGAGATAGCGCTGCTGGAACACCGGGTCGCGCGGTCCCCAGAGCAGCAGCGCGGGAACCCCCAGCTCGCGTACACCCGCGGCGATGCGGGTGAGCTCGGTGTGACTGGGATGCGTCGGGCCCACCGGGATGTCGGCGACGAAGGCGCCGACGCCGCGGCGGCGCTCGGCGGTGAGATAGGGGGCTCGGTACCCCGCTCGCACGTCGATCGGAAGACGGGACTCGGCCAGCGCGAGGGTCGTGTCGAGGAAGGCGGTCGTCTGCACGGTCGAAACGGCGAGCACGCCCCGCGCTCCCGCCACCCGCAGCGCTGCGGGGATCGGGCGGCCGTCGGGATGATGGACGGCGGTGTTGAGCGTGACCACCCCGGCGAGCTGGTCGGGATGATCGACCGCCCACCCGAGCGAGATCACGCCGCCCCAGTCGTGCCCCAAGGTCACCACCGGTCCGTCGAGGCCGATCGCGTCGGTGAAGGCGCCGAGGTCGGCCACACGCTGCTCGAGCGTGCGGGTGAGGTCGGTGCGGTCGGAGAATCCCATCTCGAGCTGGTCGACGGCGACCACGCGCCACGTCGGTTCGCCGCGCTCGGCCCGCCGCACCGACTCGTCGGCGATGCGCCGCCAGTGGAACGACCACGTCGGGTTGCCGTGCACCGCGAGGATGGTGCCGACGGGCACGGCGCCGAGATCGGTCAGCCTGTCTGCGGTGTCCAGATGGTGCCACGTGCGCGTGCGGCCCGCGTCGGCGAGGACGCCGGGAACCTCGAGGGTGCGCCGGAAGCGGTCGTCGAGCCCGCGGACGGGGGGAAGGGTGGTCTCGGCGGGCGAGATCACCAGGCGAGTTCCATCATCGCCGTGTTCAGGCCCGACCCGACGCCCATCAGGAGCACCCGGTCGCCGCGCGAGAGGTTGCGCTTCTCCTGATCGAGGGTGATGGGGATGGACGCGGGTCCGACGTTGCCGTATTCGGGGAAGGTCGTGGGCACCTTGGCGCGGTCGAGCCGCGCGGCCTTCACGATCGCGTTGGTGTGCACCGACGAGACCTGGTGGGTGATGTAGCGGTCCATGCCGGTCCAGTTCCAGTCCGACGCCGCATCCTTCCACGCCGACACCACGAGCTCGAGGCCCCCGCGCAGCAGGGCCTTCGCGTCGGTGAACATGCCGTCGACGCTGCCGACGCACAGCTCGTGGAACTGGGTCGCCGCACGGGTCACCCCGCCCAGGATGCGGTGGCCCTCGGGATGCTCGTCCGCCCGTCCGAGCACCGCCGCCGCCGCTCCGGAGCCGAGCGTGAGCGAGGCGAACTCGCTCATGAACGCGTCGCGCCCGATCCCCTCGCCCTTGAGGCGCTCGATGGTGTTGACCTGGATGTCGTCGGCATCCTCGCCGTTGACGATGATGGCGTAGCGGATCTGCCCGGACTCGATCATGCTCGCGGCGAGGTTCATCCCGCTCACGAAGCCGAGGCACGCATTGGCGACGTCGAAGTTCACCGCCGACGTCGGCAGCCCGAGGCCGTGGTGCAGGGTGACGGCGACGGAGGGCTCGAGATGCTTGCGGCTGACCGAGGTGTTAATGAGCAGACCGACCTCGGACGCGTCGACGCCGGCCTCGCGGAGTGCGCGCTCGCCCGCGACGATGGTGGCGGCGTCGGACGATTCCCCCGACGCCCAGTTGCGACGCTCGAGGACCCCGGCGACGCGCCGTAACAATCCGGGCCGCAGCTTCAGCCGCTGCAGCGCCGGACCCAGGCGCGCTTCGATGTCGTCGGAGCTCGTGACCCGCGTCGGCAGCACGCTCGCCACCGACAGCAGGGAGACGTTCGAGAACCGGGTCGTCGCGTTTCCAGCCAACGGCACCCTCCTCATCACGAGCACGCCGGCTCGATCGGTCGAAGGACAAGTTTAGCTCCGGAACATAACGTGCCCGGCATGTACGGCCTCCGGCCCGCGTCGCAGCCTCACGGTCGCGGCGTCGTCATACGCGCGATCCCGCGAGGCGGAGCGGATACCGTGAGAGGACACGGCCGACCGCTCGATGAAAGGACCGCCGCGATGGACTGGCAGACCTCCGAGGACACGGTGCCCTCGGCACCGGTGACGGAGGCCGACGCGCGCCTGCTCCTGGGTCGACCGCCCGCCACCGGAGCGTGGCAGGACGGCGATCCCGTCGGCGACCGCCGATTCGCGGCGTTCGGACCGTTCCGCACCGAGGGCGGCGACGAGCTGCCCGGGTACCGGCTGGCCTACGAGTCCTGGGGGGAGCTGTCCCCCACCCGCGACAATGCGGTGCTGCTGCTGCACTCGGTGACCGGCGACAGCCACGTTCGAGGGCCCGCCGGACCGGGGCACCCGACCGCCGGCTGGTGGGACGACATCGTGGGGCCCGGTGCCGCGATCGACACCGACCGCTGGTTCGTCATCGCCCCGAACATGCTCGGCGGCTGCCAGGGGTCGACCGGCCCCGCCAGCATCGCGCCCAACGGGGCGGAGTGGGCGGCACGCTTCCCGTACCTGACGGTCCGCGACCAGGTTCACGCGGTGACGCGGCTCGCCGACGCGCTCGGCATCGAGCGCTGGGCCGGCGTCGTGGGCGGCTCGATGGGAGGGATGCACGCACTCGAGTGGGCCGTGATGCATCCCGAGCGGGTGGAGCGCCTCGCCGTCATCGCTGCGCCCCCGGCCAACACCGCCGACCAGGTCGCCCTGAACTCC carries:
- a CDS encoding IS30 family transposase; this encodes MAPLSLSEPSGRFLSILDRERIAVGVARGESIREIARVIGRAPSTVMRELNRNRGKTPRYRPRWTTRPALRAPSYSPSTAQFRADKRMVRPKPSKLALDDRLRVEVERRLRLGCSPEQVSHRLRVDFPDDEGMRISHEAIYRSLFVQGRGELRNELTRHLRSGRTTRKPRARTQRQAAAASGKKIPGMVMISDRPAEVDDRAVPGHWEGDLIIGKDGLSQIGTLVERATRFVILLHLPHRRDAETVADQMITQMTLLPEHLRRSITWDQGSEMAAHERVTASLDLRDGVFFCDPHSPWQRGSNENTNGLLRQYFPKGTDLAGYTADYLDYVAAQLNARPRKTLNWATPAEALQKLLSNPTSNGVALTG
- a CDS encoding 3-oxoacyl-ACP synthase III, encoding MRRVPLAGNATTRFSNVSLLSVASVLPTRVTSSDDIEARLGPALQRLKLRPGLLRRVAGVLERRNWASGESSDAATIVAGERALREAGVDASEVGLLINTSVSRKHLEPSVAVTLHHGLGLPTSAVNFDVANACLGFVSGMNLAASMIESGQIRYAIIVNGEDADDIQVNTIERLKGEGIGRDAFMSEFASLTLGSGAAAAVLGRADEHPEGHRILGGVTRAATQFHELCVGSVDGMFTDAKALLRGGLELVVSAWKDAASDWNWTGMDRYITHQVSSVHTNAIVKAARLDRAKVPTTFPEYGNVGPASIPITLDQEKRNLSRGDRVLLMGVGSGLNTAMMELAW
- a CDS encoding SDR family NAD(P)-dependent oxidoreductase: MARFLLIAASSAIGAATVDVLTEAGHEVVTTARSPGADIALDATDFDAVDRAVEQAGPLDGVACFAGSMLLKPAHLTSREQYDGVVAASLTTAFATVRAAGRHLRNGGSVLLVSSAAAMAGLSHHEAIAAAKAGVMGLTLSAAATYASSGLRVNAVAPGLTQTPLTASLTANEGSRKVSEAMHALGRLGEPADVARAVAFLLDPANSWITGQVLGVDGGLGSLRPRPRA
- a CDS encoding alpha/beta fold hydrolase → MVISPAETTLPPVRGLDDRFRRTLEVPGVLADAGRTRTWHHLDTADRLTDLGAVPVGTILAVHGNPTWSFHWRRIADESVRRAERGEPTWRVVAVDQLEMGFSDRTDLTRTLEQRVADLGAFTDAIGLDGPVVTLGHDWGGVISLGWAVDHPDQLAGVVTLNTAVHHPDGRPIPAALRVAGARGVLAVSTVQTTAFLDTTLALAESRLPIDVRAGYRAPYLTAERRRGVGAFVADIPVGPTHPSHTELTRIAAGVRELGVPALLLWGPRDPVFQQRYLDDLIDRMPNADVHRFEGAGHLVAEDRPYATAVLDWLDRRVDASPPVPTASEPAPRATGAFVPMWHRLDERADDDTVAAIDMTCTPPQTVSWRRLHDRVTVLATGLHRLGVRPGDRVSLLVRPGPTLTAVVYACLRIGAVVVVADAGLGVAGLTRAVRGASPDVLIGETVALAAARTLGWPGTKISVDRLPSLTARALGVARSLAEVAELGSDGDALPEPGPDDVAAVLFTSGSTGPAKGVVYTHGQLAALRDVLGAHFDVTDQAGLVTGFAPFALLGPALGTRSVTPDMDVSAPRTLTARAVAAAVEAAHASIVFLSPAAILNVVATAGDLTADDRAALAGVETFLSTGAPIGAELLWAAQRVFPNAQPHTPYGMTECLLVTDITLAGIREAAEAPDDGVCVGTPIDGVRVRVSALDAAGRASGAPGHTPGLLGEIIVAAPHLKSRYDRLALTDADAVRDTADDDEQGLRWHRTGDVGHLDERGRLWVEGRLPHVLTTEHGPLAPVGGEQQVERVAGVRRAAVVGVGPSGLQRPVAVVETTDPATRAGLADPELTARVRAGVDLPLAAVLVVPELPTDIRHNSKIDRSRLSVWADAVCAGRKPVAP
- a CDS encoding NAD-dependent epimerase/dehydratase family protein: MSVLVTGASGYLGGAVATALVARGDEVRTLQRRPSRVPGAQDHLGSIEDPALVSRALEGVDTVVHLAAKVSLAGQTRDFARVNVDGTRALLAAAKSSGVNRFVQVSSPSVAHAGAALTGVGTEPASPDHARGDYARTKARGELLALAADDDRLRVVAIRPHLVWGPGDPQLVARIVARARAGRLPLIDGGTALIDSTYIDNAVTSIIAGADRADVAHGRAFVVTNGEPRPVGELIAGMCRAAGVAPPSWSVPGWLARGAGSVVERVWAVRPGADEPPMTRFLAEQLSTAHWFDLRETRAALDWSPAVSLDEGFARLAASFA
- the metX gene encoding homoserine O-acetyltransferase MetX, with the translated sequence MDWQTSEDTVPSAPVTEADARLLLGRPPATGAWQDGDPVGDRRFAAFGPFRTEGGDELPGYRLAYESWGELSPTRDNAVLLLHSVTGDSHVRGPAGPGHPTAGWWDDIVGPGAAIDTDRWFVIAPNMLGGCQGSTGPASIAPNGAEWAARFPYLTVRDQVHAVTRLADALGIERWAGVVGGSMGGMHALEWAVMHPERVERLAVIAAPPANTADQVALNSVQLEAIRMDPRFAGGDYYDAGDGNGPTRGLSLARRMALLNYRSPTELNQRFQRSWQSGVSPLGHGGRFAVESYLDFHGNKFTRRFDANTYITLVEAMNSHDVGRDRGGIDAALARVTATTLVLGIDSDRLFPVDGQHRIAAGIANALDGDRAAVITSDFGHDAFLIETPVVSAHLRRLLD